A stretch of the Fundulus heteroclitus isolate FHET01 unplaced genomic scaffold, MU-UCD_Fhet_4.1 scaffold_49, whole genome shotgun sequence genome encodes the following:
- the LOC118560811 gene encoding hepatitis A virus cellular receptor 2 homolog produces the protein MTAAEFLLLFLMILCSSGSTDQKKRTVTAEPGQNIVLPCRAADSRPVTAVEWTRTDLKTSEYVLLYRDQQMVPFYQHSSFRNRVDLQDRTMTAGDVSLVLNNVRSDDTGTYECRVFQAGTRIRKRANLDSEPISTIYLDVSPDPFRSRENRNRGNMDGWNQLSRNRVGSVGPSAGLVLLFSVLLWVW, from the exons ATGACCGCAGCAgagtttttattgcttttcctGATGATCCTCTGTTCATCTGGATCTACAG ATCAGAAGAAGCGGACCGTCACAGCAGAACCGGGACAGAACATCGTGCTGCCCTGCCGGGCCGCTGACAGCCGACCCGTCACGGCTGTGGAGTGGACCAGAACCGACCTGAAGACGTCAGAATATGTGCTGCTGTACAGAGACCAGCAGATGGTTCCGTTCTACCAGCATTCGTCCTTCAGGAACCGGGTGGACCTGCAGGACAGAACGATGACGGCCGGAGACGTGTCTTTGGTTCTGAACAACGTCAGGTCCGATGACACGGGAACGTACGAGTGTCGGGTTTTCCAGGCAGGAACCAGAATCAGGAAGAGAGCCAATCTGGACTCTGAGCCCATCAGCACCATCTACCTGGACGTATCTCCAG ATCCCTTCAGGAGCCGGGAGAACCGGAACCGAGGGAACATGGATGGTTGGAACCAGCTTTCAAGAAACCGGGTTGGATCTGTCGGACCTTCAGCTGGTCTGGTTCTTCTTTTCAGTGTGCTGTTGTGGGTTTGGTGA